A part of Myxococcales bacterium genomic DNA contains:
- a CDS encoding Gfo/Idh/MocA family oxidoreductase, whose translation MTVGPNARESRAALIVGAGTAGLLHALTLKAHGVRIAVIFDPDGDKARSLAGLVGGMAVDAPTAKDAEVASIVVIGSPPRVHAAQCAELSRPDRILVVEKPIATTVAELDGLAVLPNAFAVLQWRVGRGLVAVRRAVAAGLLGPVPSVAVDCALQRDALYFAKEGRDSLSRWGAGPLLSIGIHAVDAALHALGAVAARRVVATMARRPGSHLERAVALAVETDRGAIVSLRFTVEAARDEVRFAFAGGGVTLTLAGSEQDPTGADLSIESTDAALAQKLAELERVAPGGRSAPLLVPLYAAILKPSASLEAPTLSSAQLAHRVMFEAYAADEHRTPST comes from the coding sequence GTGACGGTCGGCCCGAACGCACGAGAATCGCGCGCTGCGCTCATCGTGGGAGCCGGGACGGCTGGACTTCTCCACGCCCTCACGCTCAAGGCGCACGGCGTGCGCATCGCGGTGATCTTCGACCCCGACGGCGACAAGGCCCGGTCGCTCGCCGGGCTGGTCGGCGGCATGGCTGTCGATGCGCCCACGGCGAAGGACGCCGAGGTCGCGTCGATCGTCGTGATCGGAAGCCCGCCGCGTGTGCATGCGGCCCAGTGCGCCGAGCTGTCGCGGCCGGATCGCATTCTCGTCGTCGAGAAGCCTATCGCGACGACCGTCGCGGAGCTCGACGGCCTCGCCGTACTCCCGAACGCCTTCGCCGTCCTGCAGTGGCGCGTCGGCCGCGGCCTCGTCGCCGTTCGCCGCGCCGTCGCCGCGGGGCTCCTGGGGCCCGTGCCCTCCGTCGCCGTCGACTGTGCGCTCCAGCGGGATGCGCTCTACTTCGCCAAGGAGGGGCGTGACTCACTCTCGCGCTGGGGCGCAGGACCGCTCTTGTCGATCGGCATTCATGCTGTTGACGCCGCGCTCCACGCGCTCGGCGCCGTGGCGGCACGCCGGGTTGTGGCGACCATGGCGCGGCGGCCGGGCTCGCACCTCGAGCGCGCAGTGGCTCTCGCGGTGGAGACCGACCGAGGAGCCATCGTGTCGCTTCGCTTCACGGTAGAGGCGGCGCGCGACGAGGTCCGCTTCGCCTTCGCCGGTGGCGGCGTGACACTCACCTTGGCGGGCAGCGAGCAGGACCCGACCGGCGCCGATCTAAGCATCGAGTCCACCGACGCCGCCTTGGCGCAAAAGCTCGCCGAGCTCGAGCGCGTCGCACCCGGCGGGCGAAGCGCGCCCCTGCTCGTTCCGCTCTATGCGGCCATTCTAAAGCCGTCGGCGAGCCTCGAGGCGCCGACACTGTCGTCAGCACAGCTCGCACATCGAGTGATGTTCGAGGCCTACGCGGCGGACGAACACCGCACTCCGTCAACCTGA
- a CDS encoding HAD family hydrolase, which produces MPAVRCVVVDFDGTFTDIETEARPFEPAFIDSVSDLLGRDVSTEWSVARRLIEESPEKFGWVYDGKIVAPATADPYLVCTATVQAVLDHAGILKSPAHRTEITQALYGLAYTKTQTAFKHDARTVLASLLEGGVPTFVVTNSKTDAVAKKLDGLALPHRERLGTRGEAKKFWVVAPEPSDARFDALPETLSVASLPRAIYVRRGKYYEALRRIWQESETTPESTLVVGDIFELDLALPAALGAKVVLVERPNTLAYERAATLAAGGHIVRELSEVLPLLD; this is translated from the coding sequence ATGCCCGCTGTGCGCTGCGTCGTCGTTGACTTCGACGGAACCTTCACCGACATCGAAACCGAGGCTCGCCCCTTCGAACCGGCCTTCATCGACAGCGTGTCGGACTTGCTCGGCCGCGACGTGTCCACCGAGTGGTCAGTCGCGAGGCGCCTCATCGAGGAGTCTCCAGAGAAATTCGGCTGGGTCTACGACGGCAAGATCGTGGCCCCGGCAACGGCCGATCCGTACCTCGTCTGCACGGCGACCGTGCAAGCTGTGCTCGACCACGCGGGCATCCTCAAGAGCCCCGCGCACCGGACCGAGATCACGCAAGCGCTCTACGGCCTCGCTTACACCAAGACGCAGACGGCCTTCAAACACGACGCGCGGACGGTGCTCGCTTCGCTGCTCGAGGGCGGGGTCCCCACCTTCGTGGTCACCAACTCGAAGACCGACGCCGTCGCCAAGAAGCTCGACGGCCTCGCCCTGCCACACCGCGAGCGGCTCGGAACCCGTGGTGAGGCGAAGAAATTCTGGGTCGTAGCGCCGGAGCCCAGTGACGCGCGCTTTGACGCGTTGCCGGAGACGCTCTCCGTCGCGAGCCTGCCGCGGGCCATCTACGTACGACGCGGCAAGTACTACGAGGCGCTGCGGCGCATCTGGCAAGAGTCGGAGACGACCCCTGAGTCGACGCTCGTCGTGGGTGACATCTTCGAGCTCGACCTCGCGCTGCCGGCCGCGCTGGGCGCCAAGGTGGTGCTCGTGGAGCGACCGAACACGCTCGCCTACGAGCGCGCCGCCACCCTCGCCGCGGGCGGCCACATCGTCCGAGAGCTCTCGGAGGTCCTGCCCTTGCTCGACTGA
- a CDS encoding thiamine pyrophosphate-binding protein, translating to MPKSLQSAPPPAVTAPEEGQHPSGVIQARPTRAVDVFLRYLKAEGVDHVFGIVGGLLYPFFAAVEADAEICLVTSRHEEGAAFMADGYARVSRRIAVCAGTSGPGATNLLTGVACAFADGIPMLVVTGQAASHALGKGAAQETPREGIDIVDMFRPVTKYSAMVTSASSLAQHLRRALRMALTGRQGPVHLNVPVDIWEKAAAEDWFDPKTYRPETHAFDRLAVQRAGDALLAARRPVILAGSGVGLSGAEQHLRALADLLPARVATTPKAKGVYPEDAAQSLGVLGSAGHREARETILGSAVDVLFTVGASLGETSTFNWTPLLQPAETLIQLDIEADRVGRNYPVDIPLVGDAQSILVELVYHIHRRIREGSFPSSTWNDAPPPVRGDARYDAPDSRRSLAVPITPERWRVELQKVLPADAVIFSDIGGHMLFNIHNLVIGAGQKFVLNMGFGSMGHGTVAPIGAALACPARPVIAIVGDGCFTMNGLCRRGVAPTPASAHRSPRRRFGVSAPRGARQVAGRIHREVGSP from the coding sequence ATGCCGAAGTCGCTTCAGTCCGCGCCCCCGCCAGCCGTCACCGCCCCCGAAGAGGGGCAACATCCCTCTGGGGTGATCCAGGCGCGGCCAACCCGCGCCGTTGACGTGTTCCTGCGCTATCTGAAGGCGGAAGGTGTCGACCACGTCTTCGGCATCGTTGGGGGGCTTCTCTACCCGTTCTTCGCGGCCGTCGAGGCCGACGCGGAGATCTGCCTCGTGACGAGTCGCCACGAGGAAGGCGCGGCGTTCATGGCCGACGGCTACGCGCGTGTGAGTCGCCGCATCGCCGTTTGCGCCGGCACATCAGGCCCGGGGGCTACCAACCTCCTCACGGGAGTCGCCTGCGCCTTTGCCGACGGCATTCCGATGCTCGTGGTCACCGGACAGGCGGCGTCGCATGCGCTCGGAAAGGGGGCCGCTCAGGAGACACCACGCGAGGGTATCGACATCGTCGACATGTTCCGCCCGGTGACGAAGTACTCCGCCATGGTGACCTCCGCATCGTCGCTCGCGCAGCACCTTCGTCGCGCCCTTCGCATGGCGTTGACGGGGCGTCAGGGCCCCGTTCACTTGAACGTCCCCGTCGACATTTGGGAAAAGGCCGCGGCGGAAGACTGGTTCGACCCGAAGACTTACCGGCCCGAGACGCACGCCTTCGATCGCCTTGCCGTTCAGCGCGCGGGCGATGCCCTCCTCGCCGCGAGGCGACCCGTCATTCTGGCCGGAAGCGGCGTCGGGCTGTCGGGCGCCGAGCAACACCTCCGCGCGCTCGCGGATCTCTTGCCGGCGCGGGTGGCGACGACGCCGAAGGCGAAGGGGGTCTACCCCGAAGATGCGGCTCAGTCGCTCGGCGTGTTGGGCTCGGCCGGGCATCGCGAGGCCCGGGAGACCATTCTCGGTAGCGCCGTTGACGTCCTATTTACCGTTGGGGCATCGCTCGGCGAGACGAGCACCTTCAATTGGACGCCGCTGCTTCAGCCTGCCGAAACGCTCATTCAGCTCGACATCGAGGCCGACCGCGTGGGGCGCAACTACCCGGTCGATATTCCGTTGGTAGGCGATGCCCAGAGCATCCTCGTCGAACTCGTCTACCACATTCATCGGCGCATCCGAGAGGGCTCGTTCCCTTCGTCGACCTGGAACGATGCACCGCCGCCCGTGCGTGGCGACGCGCGCTATGACGCGCCCGATTCGCGACGCTCGTTGGCGGTCCCCATCACGCCAGAGCGGTGGCGTGTGGAGCTTCAGAAAGTCCTGCCCGCCGACGCCGTCATCTTCTCCGACATTGGTGGGCACATGCTCTTCAACATTCACAACCTCGTGATCGGAGCGGGACAGAAATTCGTGCTCAACATGGGGTTTGGATCGATGGGGCACGGGACCGTGGCGCCCATCGGCGCCGCGCTTGCGTGTCCGGCGCGGCCTGTCATCGCCATCGTCGGCGATGGTTGCTTCACGATGAACGGCCTTTGTCGAAGAGGCGTTGCGCCGACGCCAGCCAGCGCTCATCGAAGTCCTCGTCGACGGTTCGGTGTGTCCGCCCCTCGGGGAGCGCGCCAAGTCGCTGGCCGGATTCATCGAGAAGTAGGCTCACCTTGA
- a CDS encoding nitroreductase family protein → MSAPVSRALRARRSVRHYTANHVARELIADVIADAAWAPSGGDDQPWGVVAVAPPKARELRERYEARAWHALAPKMASVVERQLGAGQPADVLVERVLAKLVSEARSTGAPWLLFVHGPSRVEDEAARLRTFHRALASRVPAAELPSHEELTAMCGPVHAGVVAASIAGFAYALTLAAHARGLGSCIQHHWLVWRDSLAAELELPAGRTLASAVIVGESDGSSAALLRAAERAARRPVDVSFK, encoded by the coding sequence TTGAGCGCTCCTGTTTCCCGTGCGCTTCGTGCGCGTCGATCGGTAAGGCACTACACGGCCAACCACGTGGCGCGGGAGCTCATCGCCGACGTCATTGCGGACGCGGCGTGGGCGCCGTCGGGCGGCGATGACCAGCCGTGGGGCGTCGTTGCCGTTGCGCCGCCCAAGGCCCGTGAGCTTCGCGAGCGGTACGAGGCGCGGGCCTGGCACGCGCTCGCGCCAAAGATGGCGAGCGTTGTTGAGCGGCAGCTCGGCGCGGGTCAACCGGCCGACGTTCTTGTCGAACGCGTCCTCGCCAAGCTCGTGTCGGAAGCACGCTCCACCGGAGCCCCGTGGCTTCTTTTCGTGCATGGGCCGTCGCGGGTCGAAGACGAGGCGGCGCGCCTTCGGACCTTTCATCGAGCACTCGCCTCGCGCGTTCCGGCCGCTGAGCTTCCGAGCCACGAGGAGCTCACCGCCATGTGCGGGCCCGTGCATGCGGGCGTCGTTGCAGCGTCGATCGCGGGATTTGCCTACGCGCTGACGCTCGCGGCGCACGCGCGCGGCTTGGGAAGCTGCATCCAGCACCACTGGCTCGTATGGCGCGATTCCTTGGCGGCCGAACTTGAGCTTCCCGCCGGAAGGACCCTTGCGAGCGCCGTGATCGTGGGAGAATCCGACGGGTCGAGCGCCGCGTTGCTCCGGGCTGCGGAACGAGCGGCCCGTCGACCTGTCGACGTGTCGTTCAAGTAG
- a CDS encoding TMEM165/GDT1 family protein encodes MDWKLFLSTFGTIFLAELGDKTQLAGLSLASGASSKWTVFAGSALALVATSAIAVGAGEAVSRVIPPQWIRRIAGAAFIAMGVLFLVRKE; translated from the coding sequence ATGGACTGGAAGCTGTTTCTCTCGACCTTCGGAACGATCTTTCTCGCGGAGCTCGGAGACAAGACGCAACTCGCCGGCCTGTCGCTCGCGTCGGGCGCCTCGTCGAAGTGGACGGTCTTCGCGGGGTCCGCGCTGGCGCTCGTGGCCACGAGCGCCATCGCCGTGGGTGCCGGTGAAGCGGTGAGCCGCGTGATCCCGCCGCAATGGATCAGGCGCATCGCCGGCGCCGCGTTCATCGCGATGGGCGTGCTGTTCTTGGTGCGGAAGGAGTGA